One Aphidius gifuensis isolate YNYX2018 linkage group LG5, ASM1490517v1, whole genome shotgun sequence genomic region harbors:
- the LOC122857967 gene encoding pro-resilin-like — MWFTLTSVLLLATFISARPEPPVDQYLPPLDLQYGPPNRNPTDFNGQPGQNNNNQYLPPSQQYGPPGGSQNSGYDDNSNNAPAKYDFEYSVNDPESGNDFGHKESRDGDVTRGTYYVLLPDGRRQTVVYIADQNGYQPVVTYTQEGSGIGGGAGNGYPSGNNGYQY, encoded by the exons ATGTGGTTTACATTGACAAGTGTATTGTTGCTGGCGACATTTATCTCAGCACGACCAGAACCTCCAGTTGACCAGTATTTACCACCACTAGATCTACAATACGGACCACCAAATAGAAATCCAACTGATTTTAATGGACAACCtggtcaaaataataataatcaatatttaccACCAAGTCAACAATATGGTCCACCAGGTGGTTCACAAAATTCTGgatatgatgataattcaaataat gcACCAGCAAAATATGATTTTGAATATTCAGTAAATGATCCAGAAAGTGGTAATGATTTTGGACACAAAGAAAGTCGTGATGGTGATGTTACACGTGGTACATATTATGTACTTTTACCTGATGGAAGAAGACAAACAGTTGTTTAT aTTGCTGATCAAAATGGATATCAACCAGTTGTAACATATACGCAAGAAGGATCTGGCATTGGTGGTGGAGCTGGTAATGGTTATCCAAGTGGAAACAATGGTTATCAATATTAG
- the LOC122857968 gene encoding putative uncharacterized protein DDB_G0285119, whose amino-acid sequence MKVFIILSVSIAMSIASLEPSGYRPPGSHQISSDLYLPPTDSYSGSSSRGVQTPEFHYLPSMSHQSTSQNVIPNSLYLPSNHEQTHTQQHTLSEVLSSDQSVSKPMNQYLPPSNQYLPAITKPTNQYLPSSSSSLPMNTNKRQRQNTYRQQSSSDISHSSTNRFSNNNNNHMTNINNLPSQYLPPNKRPNAFTQAIPSSNYLPANQNNAYQPSDEILPPSNTYLTQNKYESTENQQHDHSSSYKPSQSSGYPSSGGYPQAKNNNNNNNNNNGYNYEPPAKYEFEYMVNDPESGNDFGHKESRDGDVTRGTYYVLLPDGRKQTVNFIADANGYRPTITYEDAAVGRDGYDQGYHY is encoded by the exons ATGaag gTATTCATCATTTTGTCGGTGTCAATAGCAATGTCAATTGCAAGTTTAGAACCATCAGGATATCGTCCACCAGGTTCACATCAGATATCATCTGATCTTTATCTACCACCCACTGATAGTTATTCAGGCTCATCATCACGGGGAGTACAAACACCAGAATTCCATTATCTACCATCGATGAGTCACCAAAGTACATCACAAAATGTTATACCAAATTCTCTCTACTTACCAAGTAACCACGAACAAACTCATACCCAACAGCATACTTTATCAGAAGTATTATCATCAGATCAATCAGTATCAAAACCAATGAACCAATACTTACCTCCATCAAATCAATACTTACCGGCAATTACAAAACCAACTAATCAATActtaccatcatcatcatcatcattaccaaTGAATACAAATAAACGTCAACGACAAAATACTTACAGACAACAATCGTCAAGTGATATTTCCCACTCATCAACAAACagattttcaaataataacaacaatcatatgacaaatattaataatttaccatctCAATATCTTCCACCAAATAAACGTCCAAATGCATTTACTCAAGCAATACCATCATCAAACTATCTACCAGCTAATCAAAATAATGCATATCAACCATCTGATGAAATTTTACCACCATCAAATACATATTTGACACAAAATAAGTATGAATCAACTGAAAATCAACAACATGATCATTCAAGCTCATATAAACCAAGTCAATCAAGTGGTTATCCTAGTTCTGGAGGATATCCACAAgctaaaaataacaacaacaacaacaataacaacaacggTTACAATTACGAA ccaCCAGCAAAATATGAATTTGAATATATGGTTAATGATCCAGAAAGTGGTAATGATTTTGGACACAAAGAAAGTCGTGATGGTGATGTTACACGTGGTACATATTATGTACTTTTACCTGATGGAAGAAAACAAACAGTTAATTtt ATCGCGGACGCAAATGGCTACAGGCCAACGATCACGTACGAGGATGCTGCTGTTGGTCGAGATGGCTATGATCAAGGCTATCATTActag
- the LOC122857970 gene encoding non-lysosomal glucosylceramidase gives MSDSSDNEIKKIPNYGFKLQLDHKYSESWNQKVRPRLKQLPHLIPLAIRYVIYYIKIIWQGRKPLMDYINMPTGRQIYGAPIGGIGGGTIGRGYKGEFCRYGLTPGVYNYDTVSANQFIVTIRNLDGKTIYQQVLSVNQKPKYSLKSWDWNFDGKNATYTALYPRSWTEYNIKNPNVKLICRQVSPVIPNNYKDSSLPCAVFVWEINNMSDQELDISITFTFQSGIGGKTKKEYKWNESFEYKNNISGVMIHQTLSSMPCTYVIGSRANANVDISRTLIFDPNSNGSDLWMSLEKTGKLDINLNDRKTSKTEKDIACGVCANTRLKVNETRDVEFSLVWNMPKIHFFKKKHEYMRYYTKFFKNIDEDKVGVEICHYALNNYNSWESDIYNWQKSILDDTELPEWYKSAIFNELYFVADGGTVWLCPNSTDQYEKTDPRNEYGRFAYLEGQEYRMYNTYDVHFYAGFALAQLWPHLQSTLQYGIRDAISMEDHTVRWSLYDGSKYQRKLKGFVPHDIGDPYEEPFELINAYPIHDVSDWKDLNPKYILNCYRDYYLTKNINYLNDFWPSIKMVLERSLAWDKDNDGLIENSGYPDQTYDTWIMSGPSSYCGSLWLASLCCAVQIGKLVGDNENVEKYLVILEKGKLAFQEKLWNGSYYNFDSSKNEHHKCIMSDQLCGQWFLRACGFHHDVFPEECVNSALKVIYNNNVMKYKNGKQGAVNGFLPDGTIDTMTIQSEEMWTGVTYGLSALMIHQGMIDDGFRTAEGVYRTVYETIGMGFETPEALYENNHYRAIGYMRPLAIWAIQHAWNMKKIDNAN, from the exons atgaGTGATTCAAgtgataatgaaataaaaaaaataccaaattatGGATTTAAATTACAACTTGATCATAAGTACAGTGAAAGTTGGAATCAAAAAGTTAGACCAAGACTAAAACAATTGCCCCATCTTATTCCACTTGCAATAAg atatgtcatatattatattaaaattatttggcaAGGTCGTAAGCCATTAATGGATTACATCAACATGCCAACTGGACGACAAATTTACG gtGCACCAATTGGTGGTATTGGTGGTGGAACAATTGGTCGTGGATATAAAGGTGAATTTTGTCGTTATGGATTAACACCAGGtgtttataattatgataCAGTATCAgcaaatcaatttattgtaaCAATACGTAATCTGGATGGTAAAACAATATATCAACAAGTCTTATCAGTCAATCA aaaaccAAAGTATTCATTAAAATCTTGGGATTGGAATTTTGATGGTAAAAATGCAACGTACACTGCACTTTATCCAAGATCATGGactgaatataatattaaaaatccaaatgttaaattaatatgtcGACAAGTATCACCAGTTATTCCAAATAATTACAAAGACAGTTCATTACCATGTGCTGTTTTTGTTTGGGAAATAAATAACATGTCTGATCAAGAATTAGACATAAGTATAACATTTACATTTCAAAGTGGCATTGgtggtaaaacaaaaaaag AATACAAATGGAATGAgtcttttgaatataaaaataatatttctggTGTCATGATACATCAGACTTTATCAAGTATGCCATGTACATATGTCATTGGTTCAAGAGCAAATGCAAATGTTGATATTTCACGTACTTTGATATTTGATCCAAATAGTAATGGTAGTGACTTGTGGATGTCACTTGAAAAAACTGGAAaacttgatattaatttaaacgatCGTAAAACATCAAAGACtg aAAAAGACATTGCATGTGGTGTATGTGCAAATACACGTTTGAAAGTTAATGAAACACGCGATGTTGAATTTAGCCTAGTCTGGAATATGCCAAAGatacattttttcaaaaaaaaacacgaataCATGAG atATTAtacaaagttttttaaaaatattgatgaagacAAAGTTGGCGTTGAAATATGTCATTATGCTTTGAATAATTACAATTCATGGGAATCAGATATATACAATTGGCAAAAGAGTATTTTAGATGACACTGAATTACCAGAATGGTACAAAAGtgcaatatttaatgaattatattttgttgctGATGGTGGTACAGTATGGCTTTGTCCAAATTCAACAgatcaatatgaaaaaacagATCCacg aaatgaGTATGGACGTTTTGCATATCTTGAGGGTCAAGAATATCGTATGTACAATACATATGATGTACATTTTTATGCTGGTTTTGCCTTGGCACAATTATGGCCACATTTACAATCAACATTGCAGTATGGAATTCGTGATGCTATTTCAATGGAAGATCATACTGTAAGATGGTCACTCTACGATGGTTCCAAgtatcaaagaaaattaaaaggaTTTGTACCACATGACATTGGTGATCCAT aTGAAGAACCATTTGAGCTAATAAATGCATATCCAATTCATGATGTGTCTGATTGGAAAGATTTAAatccaaaatatatattaaattgttatcgtgattattatttaactaaaaatattaattatttaaatgatttttggcCAAGTATTaaaatg gtTTTAGAACGTAGTCTTGCTTGGGACAAAGACAATGATGGTTTGATTGAAAATTCTGGCTATCCAGATCAAACATATGATACATGGATTATGTCTGGTCcaag TTCATATTGCGGAAGCTTGTGGTTGGCATCTCTTTGCTGTGCTGTACAAATAGGAAAACTTGTTGGGGATAACGAAAATGTTGAAAAGTACTTGGTTATATTGGAAAAAGGAAAACTTGCATTTCAGGAAAAGTTGTGGAatg gaagttattataattttgacaGTAGTAAAAATGAACATCATAAGTGTATAATGAGTGATCAACTTTGTGGTCAGTGGTTTTTAAGAGCCTGTGGTTTTCATCATGat gTTTTTCCTGAGGAATGTGTTAATTCAGCattaaaagtaatttataataataatgttatgaaatataaaaatggtaAACAAGGTGCTGTTAATGGTTTTTTACCGGATGGTACTATTGACACAATGACAATACAAAGTGAAGAAATGTGGACTGGTGTAACATATGGTCTATCAGCTTTAATGATTCATCAg GGTATGATTGACGATGGTTTTCGTACTGCTGAAGGTGTATATAGAACTGTTTATGAAACAATTGGCATGGGTTTCGAAACACCCGAGGCactttatgaaaataatcattatcgAGCTATTGGATATATGCGACCATTGGCAATTTGGGCAATTCAACATGCAtggaatatgaaaaaaattgacaacgCCAATtga
- the LOC122857972 gene encoding peroxisomal membrane protein 11B — MDLLIKLNNQTAGRDKLIRLFQYGSKAGWYYTPSNYSTRSSIDVLKSLEYTFSSFRKLLRLGRCLDSLYSALSTMNYPDVVIRITLTISKITNALYLLADHITWIGRAGVFRVDLEKWNSIGNKYWLLTIIINITRDIYEILQIIENNNKLKKKIISKKQMIHHNIYDINNHKDVFLDTVKNICDLFIPLNSLGYTKLSPGMIGLLGFVSSAVGIYCIIDPISKLTPA, encoded by the exons atggatttattgataaaattaaataaccaaacTGCTGGAAGAGACAAACTAATaag attATTTCAGTATGGAAGTAAAGCAGGCTGGTACTATACACCAAGTAATTATTCTACCAGGAGTTCAATTGACGTATTGAAAAGTCTTGAATATACATTCAGTTCATTCagaaaat tactACGACTTGGAAGATGCCTAGACAGTTTATATTCAGCATTATCAACAATGAATTATCCAGATGTTGTCATACGAATAACATTgacaatatcaaaaataacaaatgcatTATATTTACTTGCTGATCATATAACATGGATTGGACGAGCTGGTGTTTTTCGTGTTGATCTTGAAAAATGGAATTCAATTGGCAACAAATACTGgctattgacaataataataaatatcactcgggatatttatgaaatactacaaataattgaaaataataataaactaaaaaagaaaataatatctaaaaaacaaatgattcatcataatatttatgatattaataatcataaagaTGTTTTTCTAGAtactgttaaaaatatatgtgatttatttattccattaAATTCATTGGGTTATACTAAATTAAGTCCAGGTATGATTGGACTACTTGGTTTTGTATCATCAGCTGTTGGAATTTATTGTATCATTGATCCAATTTCAAAGCTAACACCAGCATAA
- the LOC122857971 gene encoding ciliogenesis and planar polarity effector 2-like — MSRPINMNWLSSPEGESLLHHFYDHTKKKRRIYGILEMPCLPPSIEEVVNYKIFMVGRDTTSVVARLSGIVGTNIINNDINGIKKTIIYWPIKIWDKIILFKLNFWDTSENSIKKYNHILPACKDKVDAICSVFTFDDVTSFNDIPYLMNSMCNIKDKPANIVIGSKYKPWSTQSVVDGQIKEFEAKWKLKIIKIDVNKFSARPEIFDVSYQLNTICKILWNRDQEFITKQIVQV, encoded by the exons atgagtcGACCAATTAACATGAATTGGTTGAGTTCACCAGAGGGTGAATCTCTTTTGCATCATTTTTATgatcacacaaaaaaaaaacgtcgaatttatg gtATTTTGGAAATGCCATGTTTACCACCATCAATTGAAGAAGTtgttaattacaaaatatttatggtTGGTCGTGATACAACATCAGTTGTTGCTCGCCTATCTGGCATTGTTGGTACAAAcataataaacaatgatataaatggtattaaaaaaacaataatatattggcCAATTAAAATATgggataaaataatattatttaaattaaatttttgggaTACATCTgaaaatagtattaaaaaatataatcatatatTACCAGCATGCAAGGATAAAGTTGATGCAATTTGTTCAGTATTCACATTTGATGATGTAACAAGTTTTAATGACATTCCATATTTAATGAACTCAATGTGTAATATCAAAGATAAACCAGCAAATATTGTTATTGGTAGTAAATATAAACCATGGTCAACACAGTCAGTTGTTGATGGACAAATTAAAGAATTTGAAGCTAAatggaaattaaaaatcatcaaaatagaTGTTAATAAATTCTCAGCAAGACcagaaatatttgatgtatcatatcaattaaataccATCTGTAAAATTTTATGGAATCGTGATCAAGAGTttataacaaaacaaatagttcaagtttaa
- the LOC122857969 gene encoding uncharacterized protein LOC122857969 encodes MTANINNDKLSEVLKLFLLPNYNVVSTTYLDLLLTHIADNKNEAQQYELLKNWIIEALNIWSQDDNKPCQSVGVFTLKLIGILSKDENYFYDIINNDIFNKIFKIFNLRNDDLSASMKMAYTSLLVDIIDHKIGRQWIKNTGIWIDMVKYAQLNPTMYVTRETQKFIYTMLAEESQDKVFCKNIIIAISEPIINNKFNGNLHGIDLSDVYEDQQNQICTTFDLITSIYDNILFKNMDNTIPDMFEELCDLTSRTVAFIEAWINTRLFKNIQTLWILICFYKLKKGLNHDKLIIDAEGWENYRSLFCHVQINLIKKNKIIDSLRSNKLALIYWKKLQTLRPFEMPHGHKFNHQNIALMITPMGSLLKRELMQNEFCKIFIDKLFDVTCQPVQRICYDLKDAMDKEKINAQYICKASIEMLIEIIDVMDRSTAVITFQSMLHTLNNFMPNSSPCMTKNNDINNKKKFTTQTIFDGDPIVDNPLILPTLLDGIAIMTDKFQFKWADCLETICVLTLAQGILNNPGAQPNLCVKALQLCKLSIQNFMPPNLALLVESDSNMNDIGTTLYKRLHDQNWEVRDSVLEVLTTIATISENKYPAFQDILIHHKFLTVAIDIFMNDGESYVRASAIKFIYITIKIDKLWNEELSNLNLPDKIITLFNNESEAIVRKESVTLIKELYIFRKWQKSMIDEMIKTMADAAVNDLHWEVKINALEFWRYFIKLQLQDQGMLDGCFPNVTFSKDDRKIVSLNENEIKRRLNKALDNMAKDNCLGVLISTLNDDCDFEVSKTSADIIKNLKDVLLKYKIDQPEPAELSLKDYPTIDTNYIKTPIVMKNNSHDNSAIKILDEIVDSNDANLLSKIYENSLNINNNNELKKIQKIINITRENFLCIILNTDVELFIDEKKKWLNNYTISFDSVLEDIITVYNQKGINNTMDCY; translated from the exons atgacagctaatattaataatgataaactgTCAGAAGTATTAAAGCTATTTTTACTTCCAAATTATAATGTTGTGTCAACAACATATTTAGATCTACTTTTAACTCATATAGCTGACAACAAAAATGAAG CTCAacaatatgaattattaaaaaattggatCATTGAGGCTTTAAATATTTGGAGTCAAGATGACAACAAACCATGTCAATCAGTTGGTGTATTTAccttaaaattaattggaatattatcaaaagatgaaaactatttttatgatataattaacaatgatatatttaataaaatatttaaaatattcaacttaagaaatgatgatttatcagcATCAATGAAAATGGCATACACATCATtacttgttgatattattgatcaCAAAATTGGACGTCAATGGATAAAAAATACAg gTATTTGGATTGATATGGTTAAATATGCTCAATTGAATCCTACAATGTATGTAACAAGAGAAACTCAAAAATTCATCTACACAATGTTGGCTGAAGAATCTCAAGATAaagttttttgtaaaaatattataattgcaATAAGTGAgccaattataaataataaatttaatggtaATTTACATGGTATTGATTTAAGTGATGTATATGAagatcaacaaaatcaaatatGTACaacatttgatttaataacaagtatatatgataatatattatttaaaaatatggatAACACAATACCAGATATGTTTGAGGAATTATGTGATTTAACATCACGTACTGTTGCATTTATTGAAGCTTGGATAAATAcacgtttatttaaaaatatacaaacattatggatattaatttgtttttataaattaaaaaaaggtcttaatcatgataaattaataatcgatGCTGAAGGCTGGGAAAATTATCGTTCATTATTTTGTCATGTACAAATaaatcttattaaaaaaaataaaattattgattcattaagatcaaataaattagcattaatatattggaaaaaattacaaacattaAGACCATTTGAAATGCCACATGgacataaatttaatcatcaaaatattgcACTTATGATAACACCAATGGGTTCATTACTGAAACGTGAATTAATGCAAAATgagttttgtaaaatatttattgataaattatttgatgtaaCATGCCAACCAGTACAAAGAATATGTTATGATTTAAAAGATGCaatggataaagaaaaaataaatgctcaATATATTTGTAAAGCATCAATTGAAAtgttaattgaaattattgatgtTATGGATAGAAGTACTGCTGTTATAACATTTCAAAGTATGTTacatacattaaataattttatgccAAATAGTAGTCCATGTATgactaaaaataatgatataaataataaaaaaaaatttacaacacaAACAATATTTGATGGTGATCCAATTGTTGATAATCCATTAATATTACCAACACTTCTTGATGGTATTGCTATTATGActgataaatttcaatttaaatggGCTGATTGTTTAGAAACAATATGTGTATTAACTCTTGCACaaggaattttaaataatcctgGTGCTCAGCCAAATTTATGTGTCAAAGCATTacaattatgtaaattatcaatacaaaattttatgcCACCAAATTTAGCATTACTGGTTGAATCAGACAGCAACATGAATGACATTGGTACAACACTTTACAAAAGATTACATGATCAAAATTGGGAAGTACGTGATAGTGTACTTGAGGTATTAACAACAATAGCAACAAtatcagaaaataaatatccagCATTTCAAGATATACTGAtacatcataaatttttaacagttgccattgatatatttatgaatgacGGTGAAAGTTATGTACGTGCATcagcaattaaatttatttatataacaattaaaatagataaattatggAATGaagaattatcaaatttaaatttaccagataaaattattacattatttaaCAATGAGAGTGAAGCTATTGTTAGAAAAGAAAGTGTAACGTTAATtaaagaattatatatatttagaaaatggCAAAAATCAATGATTGATGAAATGATTAAAACAATGGCTGATGCTGCTGTCAATGATTTACACTGggaagttaaaataaatgcacTTGAATTTTGGAGATATTTTATTAAGCTACAATTACAAGATCAAGGTATGCTTGATGGTTGTTTTCCAAATGTAACATTTTCAAAAGACGATAGAAAAATAGTATCattgaatgaaaatgaaattaaacgTAGATTAAATAAAGCACTTGATAATATGGCTAAGGATAATTGTCTTGGTGTATTAATTTCAACTCTAAATGACGATTGTGATTTTGAAGTATCAAAAACATCagctgatattattaaaaatcttaaagatgttttattaaaatataaaattgatcaacCAGAACCAGCTGAATTGTCATTAAAAGATTATCCAACAATTGATACTAATTACATAAAAACACCAATCGTCATGAAAAATAACAGCCATGATAATTCAGCTATCAAAATACTTGATGAAATTGTTGATTCAAATGACGCcaatttattgtcaaaaatctatgaaaattcattgaatattaataataataatgagctTAAAAAGatccaaaaaattatcaatattacgagggaaaattttttgtgtattattttaaatactgatgttgagttatttattgatgagaaaaaaaaatggttaaataattatacaattagCTTTGATTCTGTACTTGAAGATATAATTACTGTTTATAATCAAAAAggaattaataatacaatggattgttattaa
- the LOC122857973 gene encoding uncharacterized protein LOC122857973 has translation MDRPTTKYTQDDRRKPSKFPSKFTCIVCNKETVSLVKLHEHQMYCHSRQELSMTLLSLHSYIYHKQYFETENHLNQNDLCRFYPFCSTLLTEKDENELGEWRALMLKVNDPKRVESKPQTIKMATMTSENHAQQSYKQTNELKTNHHSHGTPLSSTNTIMSSQFKQSNPSPIIPHDLTLAKTLADSNKINLKRLSPRESRARKLTTLRSTPLRKPRIGSAGKSSSTTTSLGLNLSLTKPSTDNDDTKQLSPSVSFLSKDNLALHDKETVDKSKWIPIPSADADKRNNQ, from the exons atggATAGgccaacaacaaaatatacccag GATGACAGAAGAAAACCAAGTAAATTTCCTTCAAAATTTACATGCATTGTTTGTAATAAAGAGACAGTAAGTTTGGTAAAACTTCATGAACATCAAATGTATTGTCATTCACGTCAAGAATTATCAAtgacattattatcattacacAGTTATATTTATCACAAGCAATACTTTGAAACTGAAAATCACTTGAATCAAAATGATCTGTGTCGTTTTTATCCATTTTGTTCGACATTATTGActgaaaaagatgaaaatgaaCTTGGTGAATGGCGAGCCTTGATGCTAAAAGTCAATGATCCAAAGAGAGTTGAATCAAAACCACAAACAATAAAGATGGCAACAATGACATCTGAAAATCATGCTCAACAAtcttataaacaaacaaatgaatTGAAAACAAATCATCATTCACATGGAACACCATTATCATCAACTAATACAATCATGTCATCtcaatttaaacaatcaaatCCATCTCCAATAATACCACATGATTTGACACTTGCTAAAACACTAGCagatagtaataaaataaatttaaaacgtcTTAGTCCAAGAGAAAGTCGTGCAAGAAAATTAACAACACTTCGTTCAACACCATTGAGAAAACCAAGAATTGGTAGTGCtggtaaatcatcatcaacaacaacatcactTGGTTTAAATTTGAGTTTGACAAAACCATCAACTGACAATGATGATACAAAGCAATTATCACCATCAGTATCATTTTTAAGTAAAGATAATTTAGCTTTACATGACAAAGAAACTGTTGACAAATCCAAATGGATCCCAATCCCATCAGCTGATGCTGACAAAcgcaataatcaataa